A stretch of Aerococcus urinaehominis DNA encodes these proteins:
- the sufD gene encoding Fe-S cluster assembly protein SufD, with product MTNNDKQAIWQSIQDFSVMHEEPQFMLDLRQAGFETYEDLELPRIDKVKYHRWPLIDTTIDAGVQGEMLAEDFSQGAAKARLVQVGSQTLLEQVPQDLVDQGVIFTDIFSAMRDYPELVQANYFTKAIKADESKMTAHHAAFMNNGIFVYVPDNVQIDQPLEAKIFQDSRVKQGFNHHVLIVGGQNAHFSYVENYQTLGDEKNPASIMTEIIAADGAVIKYAAIDELGENTHAFFNRRGDFGRDAQIDWAIGMVNDGNIVGDFDTDLTGVGSHSEIKVVGLSAGRQVQAVNSRVTNYADHSIGHILQKGVILDRATLTFNGIGHIIKGAKGADAQQESRLLMFSDQARGDANPILLIDENDVTAGHAASVGRVDPDELYYLLSRGIPLKQAQRLVIRGFLGSVITAIPSKEMRDLLVDTIETKLMSLD from the coding sequence ATGACAAATAACGATAAACAAGCCATCTGGCAAAGCATCCAGGACTTCTCTGTCATGCATGAGGAGCCGCAGTTTATGCTGGACCTGCGCCAGGCTGGCTTTGAAACTTATGAAGATTTAGAACTACCACGGATTGACAAGGTCAAGTACCACCGCTGGCCCCTGATTGACACCACCATTGATGCCGGTGTCCAAGGGGAGATGCTGGCGGAAGACTTTAGTCAAGGGGCAGCCAAGGCCCGCCTGGTCCAAGTAGGTAGCCAAACTTTGCTGGAACAAGTGCCCCAAGACCTGGTTGACCAGGGTGTGATTTTCACCGACATCTTCTCGGCCATGCGGGACTATCCAGAATTAGTGCAGGCCAACTACTTTACCAAGGCCATCAAGGCTGACGAGTCTAAAATGACGGCCCACCATGCTGCCTTTATGAACAACGGGATCTTTGTTTATGTGCCCGATAATGTCCAGATTGACCAGCCCCTAGAGGCGAAAATCTTCCAGGATTCCCGGGTTAAGCAAGGTTTCAACCACCATGTTCTGATTGTTGGGGGCCAAAATGCCCACTTCTCTTATGTAGAGAACTACCAGACCCTAGGTGATGAAAAAAATCCAGCCTCAATTATGACGGAAATCATTGCCGCTGATGGGGCGGTTATCAAGTATGCGGCCATTGATGAGCTGGGTGAAAACACGCATGCCTTCTTTAACCGCCGGGGTGACTTCGGCCGGGATGCCCAAATTGACTGGGCCATCGGGATGGTTAACGACGGTAATATCGTTGGTGACTTCGATACCGACCTAACTGGCGTGGGGTCACACTCAGAAATTAAGGTGGTCGGCCTATCTGCTGGTCGCCAAGTTCAAGCGGTCAACTCGCGGGTAACCAACTATGCCGACCATTCTATCGGTCATATCCTGCAAAAGGGGGTTATCCTGGACAGGGCCACTCTGACCTTTAATGGGATTGGCCATATTATCAAGGGAGCCAAGGGGGCCGATGCCCAACAAGAAAGCCGCCTCCTAATGTTTTCTGACCAGGCCCGCGGTGATGCCAACCCAATTCTCTTAATCGATGAAAATGATGTCACGGCTGGCCACGCCGCTTCAGTGGGCCGGGTAGACCCAGATGAACTCTACTATCTACTCAGCCGGGGGATTCCTTTGAAACAGGCCCAACGCCTGGTAATCCGGGGCTTCCTAGGTTCTGTGATTACGGCCATTCCATCAAAAGAAATGCGTGACCTCTTAGTTGATACCATAGAAACGAAGTTGATGTCTCTTGACTAA
- the sufU gene encoding Fe-S cluster assembly sulfur transfer protein SufU, with amino-acid sequence MALSRLDQLYRAVIVDHYNKPHHYGSLANASNSIELRNPTCGDVIILYLDIQDDVIQDVAFAGEGCAISTASASMMSDLIIGKTLAEAQDLAHTFYDMVTAKNEDQKQLQKDLGEAALLAGVKKFPARIKCATLGWKAMEGALDDRYGQDTSLDIEDLEGE; translated from the coding sequence ATGGCCTTATCTAGACTAGACCAACTATACCGGGCAGTAATCGTTGACCACTATAACAAGCCCCACCATTACGGCAGTTTGGCCAATGCCAGCAATTCCATTGAACTGCGCAACCCCACCTGTGGGGATGTCATTATTCTTTATTTAGATATCCAAGATGATGTCATCCAAGACGTGGCCTTTGCTGGGGAAGGCTGTGCCATCTCAACTGCCTCAGCCTCTATGATGTCGGACCTGATTATCGGGAAAACATTGGCTGAGGCCCAAGATTTGGCCCATACCTTCTACGATATGGTGACTGCTAAAAATGAAGACCAAAAGCAACTACAAAAAGACCTGGGCGAAGCAGCCCTGTTAGCCGGCGTTAAGAAGTTTCCTGCCCGGATTAAATGTGCCACTTTGGGCTGGAAGGCCATGGAAGGCGCCTTAGACGACCGCTACGGACAAGATACCAGCCTTGATATCGAAGACCTGGAAGGAGAATAA
- a CDS encoding cysteine desulfurase, which translates to MTNPYRADFPILDQKVNDEPLIYFDNAATSQTPKLVLDRLYDYYTKDNANIHRGVHSLAERATQAYEAARIKLAGFINAQSPKEVIFTSGTTQGLNWLSRSLADFALAPGDEIVLTQMEHHSNLVPWQEAARRHQAKLVFLPYRPDGSLTADDLAQVMTDRTKIVAVTHVSNVLGSLVPVKDFAQIAHQAGAYLVVDGAQAVPHLPVDVQDLDADFYAFSGHKMYGPTGTGVLYGKADLLKQIDPIQFGGEMISLVEPTRATWADLPYKFEAGTQNIAGQIGLAAAVDYIESVGGMAALAQHEADLVSYAMDQLQKLDFVDIYGSQQASDHHGVIAFNVQGVHPHDLATGLDLEGIAVRAGHHCAQPLMACLQASSTARISFALYNTRAEIDQFIQSLTAVKEFFTNGLI; encoded by the coding sequence TTGACTAATCCATACCGGGCTGACTTTCCCATTTTGGACCAGAAAGTTAATGACGAGCCCCTGATTTATTTTGACAATGCGGCCACCAGCCAGACACCCAAGCTGGTTCTGGACCGCCTCTATGATTATTACACCAAGGATAATGCCAACATCCACCGGGGGGTCCACAGCCTAGCTGAGCGGGCTACCCAGGCCTATGAAGCCGCCCGGATCAAGCTGGCAGGCTTTATCAATGCTCAGTCGCCTAAAGAAGTCATTTTCACTTCCGGGACCACCCAGGGACTCAACTGGCTATCTCGCAGTTTAGCCGACTTTGCCCTAGCACCAGGGGATGAAATTGTCCTCACCCAGATGGAGCACCACTCCAATCTGGTCCCTTGGCAGGAAGCGGCCCGACGCCACCAGGCCAAGCTGGTCTTTTTACCCTACCGACCGGATGGCAGCCTGACTGCCGATGATCTGGCCCAGGTGATGACCGACCGGACTAAGATTGTGGCCGTCACCCATGTCTCTAACGTCTTAGGCAGCCTAGTCCCGGTTAAAGACTTTGCTCAAATTGCCCACCAAGCCGGGGCCTATCTGGTTGTGGACGGGGCCCAAGCGGTGCCACATTTGCCAGTCGATGTCCAAGACCTGGACGCTGACTTTTATGCCTTTTCCGGCCATAAAATGTACGGGCCAACTGGGACCGGTGTCTTATACGGTAAGGCCGATTTACTGAAACAAATCGACCCCATCCAGTTTGGCGGCGAGATGATTTCCCTAGTGGAACCGACACGAGCGACTTGGGCCGACTTGCCTTACAAGTTTGAGGCCGGCACCCAAAATATCGCCGGTCAAATCGGCTTGGCCGCTGCCGTTGACTATATTGAGTCAGTTGGCGGCATGGCGGCCCTGGCCCAGCATGAAGCGGACCTAGTGTCCTATGCCATGGACCAACTGCAAAAGCTAGACTTTGTTGACATTTATGGGTCTCAGCAGGCCAGCGACCACCACGGGGTGATTGCCTTTAATGTGCAGGGTGTCCACCCCCATGACCTCGCCACTGGCCTCGATCTGGAAGGCATTGCCGTTAGGGCCGGCCACCACTGTGCCCAGCCTCTAATGGCCTGTCTCCAGGCCTCATCAACGGCCCGGATTTCTTTTGCCCTCTACAATACGCGGGCTGAAATTGACCAATTTATCCAGTCACTGACTGCTGTAAAGGAGTTTTTCACCAATGGCCTTATCTAG
- the sufB gene encoding Fe-S cluster assembly protein SufB, giving the protein MSEVPVIDDYKFGFHDDIESEVEIGTDGLNEQVIRDISAEKEEPEWMLQFRLDAYDRYKQSHFPKWGPDLSHLDFDDITYYKRKAGTKARTWDDVPDKIKETFERIGIPEAERAQLAGVVTQYESEVVYQNMKKVYEDQGIIFTDCDSGLREHPEIFKKYFGKLVPPSDNFQAALNSSVWSGGTFIYVPKGVKVDLPLQTYFRMNDDRMGQFERTLIVVDEGASVEYIEGCTAPTYSDSSLHCAVVEIFVEEGGYCRYSTIQNWSESVYNLVTKRAWVGKNATMEWVDGNLGADVTMKYPSCYLEGEGARGTMLSVAFANGDRIQDTGAKMIHNAPNTSSSIISKSIARDGGAVNYRGDVVFAKNSQGSKSHIECDTILMDDKSKSDTIPFNEIRNGKVDLEHEAKVSKISEDQLYYLMSRGLSEGDATEMIILGFVEPFSKELPLEYAVELNRLIAYEMEGSVG; this is encoded by the coding sequence ATGAGTGAAGTACCAGTAATTGATGATTACAAATTTGGCTTCCACGATGATATTGAATCTGAAGTGGAAATTGGTACCGATGGCCTTAATGAACAGGTCATTCGTGATATCTCAGCCGAAAAAGAGGAGCCAGAGTGGATGCTCCAATTCCGTTTGGATGCCTACGACCGCTACAAGCAATCCCATTTTCCTAAGTGGGGTCCAGACCTATCCCATTTAGATTTTGATGACATCACCTATTACAAGCGTAAGGCCGGTACCAAGGCCCGGACCTGGGATGATGTCCCTGATAAGATTAAGGAAACCTTTGAACGGATTGGGATTCCTGAAGCTGAACGAGCCCAATTAGCTGGGGTCGTAACCCAGTACGAGTCTGAAGTGGTCTACCAAAACATGAAAAAAGTCTACGAAGACCAGGGCATTATCTTTACCGACTGTGATTCAGGCTTGCGCGAGCACCCAGAAATCTTTAAAAAATATTTCGGAAAACTCGTCCCACCTTCAGACAACTTCCAGGCTGCCTTGAACTCTTCAGTTTGGTCAGGGGGGACCTTTATCTATGTGCCTAAGGGCGTGAAGGTTGACCTGCCCCTACAAACCTACTTCCGCATGAACGATGACCGCATGGGCCAATTTGAACGGACCCTGATTGTAGTTGATGAAGGGGCCTCAGTCGAATACATTGAAGGCTGTACCGCCCCAACTTATTCTGATTCCTCGCTCCACTGCGCCGTGGTAGAAATCTTCGTGGAAGAAGGGGGCTACTGCCGCTATTCCACCATCCAAAACTGGTCAGAATCAGTTTATAACCTGGTGACCAAACGGGCCTGGGTGGGCAAGAACGCGACCATGGAATGGGTCGACGGTAACCTGGGGGCCGATGTCACCATGAAATACCCATCTTGCTACCTGGAAGGTGAGGGTGCGCGTGGTACCATGCTATCAGTGGCCTTCGCCAATGGTGACCGAATCCAAGATACTGGGGCCAAGATGATTCACAATGCCCCAAATACCTCTAGCTCCATTATTTCTAAGTCCATCGCCCGCGATGGCGGTGCCGTTAACTACCGGGGTGACGTGGTCTTTGCCAAGAACTCCCAAGGGTCCAAGTCCCATATCGAGTGTGATACCATTCTGATGGATGACAAGTCCAAGTCAGATACCATCCCTTTTAACGAAATCCGCAACGGTAAGGTGGACCTGGAACATGAGGCCAAGGTTTCTAAGATTTCAGAAGACCAACTCTACTACCTCATGAGCCGCGGCCTATCAGAAGGTGATGCCACTGAGATGATTATCCTCGGTTTCGTTGAGCCATTCTCTAAGGAATTACCACTAGAGTACGCCGTTGAGCTCAACCGCTTGATCGCTTATGAGATGGAAGGGTCTGTGGGATAG